AGGGCATCTAGGCCTTGTATTTTGCTTAATCCAATGCCAAAGGCATAGGGACTATAATCGACAATGTCTTTGCCCTCAGGGGTAACCGAAGGGAAAGCCGTAGCAAACTTTTTGACAAGTGCTGATCCACCAACTTTTCCCGAGGTCATATTTTCACCCCAACGGACTAAATCACCAACGGTACTATGTACTTGACCATCTCCGGTGTGGGTCCAAAATACTTCATCGGGTTGATCTGCTTCATTATACGATAAAACGTGATGGCGTTCAATTGGGTACTGATCGACGATGAAGGTATTATTCATTTCTAAAGGAGTAAAAATATACTGCTGACTAAAGTCTTTCATTGACATACCGCTTACGCGTTCTATAATCTGCGCCAATAAGAAATAGCCCGTATTGCTGTACTCTTGTTGGGTGCCTACTTCAAACTCTGTATGGGTTAACTCACATAAATGTTGTACTGTTTCAGCACTGCTTAGCGGATATTGTCCATCAAGTCCTTTGTTATAGGCAATTTGCATATAATCAGATAGTCCACTAGAATGGCTGATTAAATGCGCAAGGGTAATGGGTTTTACATAGTCCCCCAATTCTGGCATATAAGTGTATAGGGACTGATCAAGCGCTAGCTTTCCTTGTTGTTCCAATAACAGGATACCAAAAGCAGTAAATTGCTTGGAGATGGATGCAATATTGAATACATCATCAACCTGTAATTGTCGAGCAGGATCTAGTGCCGCCAAACCAACAGCTCCCGTATATGTTGCGCCTTGGTCAAAATGTACTTGGTACGTAAAACCAGGTTTATCTGCTTTGCCGTTTTGTTGCGCAATTCTTTCCAACTTCGTTGTCATTTGTTCTTCTTTTTTTGTGGGTGTTTCAGATTTATCTGATTTATCCGAACAGCTAAGTAGTCCTAGACTTCCTACAGTGGATACACTGACCAAGGCGATATATAAAAGTTTCTTTTTCATGTTTTATTGATGTGAAAGGAGTATACGTTTCAATATATGAGGCAAATATCTCCTTGCATTTTCTTTCCATCAAAAAAAAAGGATGAACGGGCTGATTTTTATGACCAAATGCCTTCAGCAACATCGGTTTAGGGGATGTAGACCGCTATTTTACTCTTCTAATTTATCGAGTAATTCTCTTTTATACGTCGATCCTATCGGTAAGATAACTCCTCTTTCTAGTTCCACTTGACCTCCTGAAATCTTTTTAATTTGATTCAAGGCAACAATATGCGATTTGTGGATGCGCATAAAGTGATTGCGATCTAATTTCTTTTCTATTTCAGTGGTTGTAATTGGACTGAGGTACTGTTTTTCTTTGGTAAATACTTTGACGTAGTTTCCCCAACTTTGCAGGTGGGTAATATCGTTGTAGTGCAGTTTAAGCGTATCACCATCTACGCGAAGCAAAATATACGATGTTTCTTGTTCTTTCGGCATTGCGTCTGTTGTTTCACTGATGGGTTTATAGCGGGAAAATACATTGTCTATTGCAGCCATAAAGCGCGCTAAATCAAAAGGTTTAACCAAATAATCCACCACGCGGTATTCATAGCTTTCTAATGCATATTCTTTATAAGCGGTGGTCAATATAACAAGGGGCGGATTTTGAAGGGCTTTGAGCATTTCTAATCCTGTGATACCCGGCATATTGATATCCAAGAAGAGGAGGTCTACAGGATTTTCATACATGTATTCCATGGCTTCAATGGGATTGTAGAACGACTTTTGTAAGTCGAGTTGCTTTAGTTTTTGAATGTAATGCCGGAGGACTAGGTGTGCGCCTTCTTCGTCATCAATGATCATACATTTGAGTGTCTTGTTCATGGGTGTGGGTGTGTTAGTTTAAATGTATAATTAAGTTCGTGGTGTACGTGTTTTGATCTTGTGTTGTTTCTAGGGTAAAACGATTGTGGTATAGTAATTCAAGCCGTTGGCGGATATTGATTAATCCGATGCCTGTTGAATTGTTCTGAAGGAGTTGATCGCCTAACGAATTGGCCACCTTTAGATGAATGACTTGTTTTTCTATGGTTACCGCTAAGGATACAAACCAAGGGTGTTGAATGGTTAAGCTGTGTTTGAATGCATTCTCTACTAAGGTAATGAGCAATAGGGGAGCAATCACGTAGTGTGGAGCTAATTTCTCAGGATCCTCAATCGTGTAGGTAATGACACAACGTTGTCCTACGCGCTCTTTTTCGAGTGCGATATAATTGCTGATAAAGGCCAATTCTTCTTCTAAGGTAACGGTATCTTTTTTAGAATTTTCCAATTGATACCGCATTAAGTTTGAAAGTTGGAGAATGAGATCTGGCGTACGCGTAGGATCCGTTAAGCTAACCCCATAGAGGTTATTGAACATATTAAAAACAAAGTGGGGGTTCAGTTGGGCATGTAAGTATTTGATTTGAATTTCACTCAGCATCAATTGGGCTTCATTGC
The window above is part of the Myroides odoratus DSM 2801 genome. Proteins encoded here:
- a CDS encoding serine hydrolase domain-containing protein, with protein sequence MKKKLLYIALVSVSTVGSLGLLSCSDKSDKSETPTKKEEQMTTKLERIAQQNGKADKPGFTYQVHFDQGATYTGAVGLAALDPARQLQVDDVFNIASISKQFTAFGILLLEQQGKLALDQSLYTYMPELGDYVKPITLAHLISHSSGLSDYMQIAYNKGLDGQYPLSSAETVQHLCELTHTEFEVGTQQEYSNTGYFLLAQIIERVSGMSMKDFSQQYIFTPLEMNNTFIVDQYPIERHHVLSYNEADQPDEVFWTHTGDGQVHSTVGDLVRWGENMTSGKVGGSALVKKFATAFPSVTPEGKDIVDYSPYAFGIGLSKIQGLDALEHSGGWMSYNCNLIRIPSKKLTLVVLSNSANIDAVAISYQLAQAVLE
- a CDS encoding LytR/AlgR family response regulator transcription factor; translated protein: MNKTLKCMIIDDEEGAHLVLRHYIQKLKQLDLQKSFYNPIEAMEYMYENPVDLLFLDINMPGITGLEMLKALQNPPLVILTTAYKEYALESYEYRVVDYLVKPFDLARFMAAIDNVFSRYKPISETTDAMPKEQETSYILLRVDGDTLKLHYNDITHLQSWGNYVKVFTKEKQYLSPITTTEIEKKLDRNHFMRIHKSHIVALNQIKKISGGQVELERGVILPIGSTYKRELLDKLEE
- a CDS encoding sensor histidine kinase; translation: MEKTQKWYTKPFVEEVIYFCALFALIMLPELMKSISQADFIKTLLFFSLVYGQAIFHRYFLFSLFLNKKYLLYGIAAVIFTLLGAGILLAADYWWIDPTYYLTDEDTLLDHYVSHLVLCVISTAAILSILLVRTYSHEVQKRNEAQLMLSEIQIKYLHAQLNPHFVFNMFNNLYGVSLTDPTRTPDLILQLSNLMRYQLENSKKDTVTLEEELAFISNYIALEKERVGQRCVITYTIEDPEKLAPHYVIAPLLLITLVENAFKHSLTIQHPWFVSLAVTIEKQVIHLKVANSLGDQLLQNNSTGIGLINIRQRLELLYHNRFTLETTQDQNTYTTNLIIHLN